A window from Chitinophaga filiformis encodes these proteins:
- a CDS encoding TlpA family protein disulfide reductase: MRINTLFNGFRSLGIALVISLTASAQQPNPLAEKFEEFKILGKVRDQEKFYKDLIKNQPINNTNQRMYNAFRAELAINWLAQENIDKYKEYRKTTTIDNGLQIFELTNVLEPWVDDKKHLDWITEISNEFIPGLESGAIKDEFERAHEIFLEISALADSYNGHTQSALEKIQKALLEPKMRDLNYFKDSKPNFINRYAIILAASGQDQKAIDTLSAAVRNAESNPKLLATLKSIYEKVHPGESEKYATALQKEAYQHYYNELETSWNASGKPAPDVVIYTLNGKNFKVSDCKGKILVIDFWSTICKPCIAAFPAFERVAAEYKDQPFQLYVTDIAEDQESVQAYVNHTKLALDVLRDPDMTLFKAIGAKGTPHKFIIDPQGVIRMEGIGYAGSSDREYYKLKAMVEITKKHAAIIN; this comes from the coding sequence ATGAGAATTAATACATTGTTTAATGGCTTCAGGAGCTTGGGCATTGCGCTCGTGATCAGTTTGACAGCCAGCGCACAACAACCCAATCCGCTCGCAGAGAAATTTGAGGAGTTCAAAATACTCGGCAAAGTGCGGGACCAGGAAAAATTTTATAAAGATCTGATCAAAAACCAACCAATAAATAACACCAACCAAAGGATGTATAACGCTTTCCGTGCCGAATTGGCAATAAACTGGCTGGCACAGGAAAACATAGACAAGTATAAAGAATACAGGAAGACGACCACTATTGACAATGGACTGCAAATTTTCGAATTAACAAATGTCCTGGAGCCATGGGTGGATGACAAAAAACACCTTGACTGGATCACTGAAATCTCGAACGAATTTATACCTGGTCTCGAAAGCGGGGCTATTAAGGACGAATTTGAACGCGCACACGAGATATTCCTGGAAATATCTGCCCTGGCAGATAGTTACAATGGGCACACCCAGTCTGCTTTAGAAAAAATTCAAAAAGCACTATTGGAACCTAAGATGAGAGATCTGAATTATTTCAAAGATTCTAAACCCAATTTTATTAACCGTTACGCAATAATACTGGCAGCGTCCGGTCAGGACCAGAAAGCGATAGATACACTATCTGCTGCTGTTCGAAATGCAGAATCCAACCCTAAGTTGCTGGCAACGCTTAAATCCATCTATGAGAAAGTACATCCGGGTGAGTCAGAAAAATATGCCACAGCACTTCAAAAGGAAGCTTATCAGCACTATTATAACGAATTGGAAACCAGCTGGAATGCAAGCGGGAAACCTGCTCCGGATGTTGTGATTTATACGTTAAATGGTAAAAACTTTAAGGTATCAGACTGCAAGGGAAAGATCCTGGTGATTGATTTCTGGAGTACCATCTGCAAACCCTGTATAGCTGCGTTTCCTGCTTTTGAGCGTGTAGCCGCAGAGTATAAGGATCAGCCCTTTCAACTGTACGTAACAGATATTGCAGAAGATCAGGAATCTGTTCAGGCATATGTAAACCACACCAAGCTTGCATTGGACGTATTACGGGATCCTGATATGACGCTTTTTAAAGCGATAGGAGCAAAAGGAACGCCTCATAAATTCATCATCGACCCTCAGGGAGTTATTCGTATGGAAGGAATTGGTTATGCAGGTTCTTCAGACCGTGAGTATTATAAATTAAAAGCGATGGTAGAAATTACAAAAAAGCATGCTGCAATTATTAATTGA
- a CDS encoding protein-disulfide reductase DsbD domain-containing protein produces MKKSVIILIIAILLTFKGFGQMSDPVRWSYAAKKTSKNEALVFVTATLAKGWHLYSLYVKPGGPQPTKFKFEKSKAYDLVGNTIEPAPTVRLEPEFMMEVGYFETSVTFQQKIKLKGKKATVKGVVKFMVCNDNQCLPPDEAKFTVEVP; encoded by the coding sequence ATGAAAAAATCTGTTATCATCCTTATCATAGCCATTCTTCTTACATTCAAAGGGTTTGGCCAGATGTCAGATCCGGTCAGGTGGAGTTATGCTGCTAAGAAAACAAGTAAAAATGAAGCTTTAGTATTTGTAACTGCTACACTGGCTAAAGGCTGGCATTTGTATTCCCTGTATGTTAAGCCTGGTGGACCGCAACCGACTAAATTTAAATTCGAAAAATCAAAGGCCTACGATCTGGTGGGCAATACCATTGAGCCAGCACCAACTGTCCGGTTGGAACCTGAATTCATGATGGAAGTCGGTTATTTTGAAACTTCAGTAACATTTCAACAAAAGATAAAATTAAAGGGGAAAAAGGCAACCGTAAAGGGTGTGGTGAAATTCATGGTCTGCAACGATAACCAGTGTCTCCCTCCTGATGAAGCAAAATTTACCGTTGAAGTACCTTAA
- a CDS encoding FecR family protein, with product MSEDRIRLLLSKYIHRQCNPQEEAELFSFLRELSDEQKDDLLANIWNDFESKQELPEEEAEQILDAILTRRRRFPLKYISIAASVLIVLSTGAYFLLHSNRQLSADHNKIALTDIRPGENKAELSMGNGKRILLGTGLQKITVPNTDLVIQENANGSLTYNKSTITDTEPITYDTLRTPRGGVYQLNLGDGTKIWLNTASAIRFPEKFGHRNRDVELLYGEAYFEVQHRTDAPFTVKTTAGVIRDLGTHFNVNTGTGDGQVAATLLEGAIQIETNKNIKRIKPGQQALFNGGKLSVHEVDAEEMIAWKDGYFMFDETMESAMQKISLWYDVKVEYQDAGIKGIPVLATITRSSNISNVLSILEMTKKVRFNIDGRTVKVFYFNQNTAK from the coding sequence ATGTCTGAAGATAGAATAAGACTTTTACTGTCAAAATATATCCACCGCCAGTGTAACCCGCAGGAAGAAGCCGAATTGTTCAGTTTCCTGAGGGAACTTAGCGATGAACAAAAAGACGATCTCCTGGCCAATATCTGGAATGATTTTGAGTCCAAACAGGAGCTTCCGGAAGAAGAGGCTGAGCAAATACTGGACGCTATTCTGACCAGAAGGCGCCGTTTCCCGCTTAAATATATCTCAATCGCAGCATCCGTCCTGATTGTCTTGTCTACCGGTGCGTACTTTTTATTGCACTCCAATAGGCAGTTATCTGCTGATCATAATAAGATTGCACTCACTGATATCAGGCCAGGTGAAAATAAAGCCGAACTCTCCATGGGGAATGGCAAAAGAATACTGCTCGGCACCGGCTTACAGAAAATCACTGTTCCGAATACGGACCTCGTAATTCAGGAAAATGCTAACGGATCGCTTACTTATAATAAGAGTACGATCACTGATACGGAGCCAATAACCTACGATACACTTAGGACACCGAGAGGAGGTGTTTACCAGTTAAACCTGGGTGACGGTACTAAAATCTGGCTGAACACAGCAAGCGCCATCCGTTTCCCCGAAAAATTTGGACACAGGAACCGCGATGTGGAGCTCCTTTATGGCGAGGCGTACTTCGAAGTGCAACATCGGACAGATGCGCCTTTTACCGTTAAAACTACAGCTGGTGTGATACGCGATTTAGGTACTCATTTCAATGTTAATACCGGCACTGGCGATGGCCAGGTAGCTGCTACCTTGTTGGAAGGCGCCATTCAGATCGAAACAAACAAGAACATAAAGAGAATAAAGCCAGGTCAGCAAGCCTTATTTAATGGAGGGAAATTATCAGTTCATGAGGTAGACGCTGAAGAAATGATTGCCTGGAAAGATGGATATTTCATGTTTGATGAAACCATGGAAAGCGCCATGCAAAAGATCAGTTTGTGGTACGATGTTAAAGTTGAATATCAGGATGCCGGAATAAAAGGAATTCCGGTACTGGCAACCATCACGCGTTCCAGCAACATCAGCAATGTCCTGAGCATTCTTGAAATGACGAAAAAGGTCCGTTTTAATATAGACGGCAGAACAGTTAAAGTTTTTTATTTCAACCAAAATACTGCTAAGTAA
- a CDS encoding winged helix-turn-helix transcriptional regulator produces MMDTNGYDTYSCPVGKTIELISGRWKPIILYLIQHGVNRFGLLEKKMPKISKKVLTEQLRDLENHGLITREIRKSKQPQEIIYGLTASGTSLRELIDKIFDWGITNMLDEASQKRAREMVIQDRSGRLPTHMH; encoded by the coding sequence ATGATGGATACAAATGGATACGATACCTATTCCTGCCCTGTTGGGAAAACCATTGAATTGATCAGCGGCAGATGGAAGCCTATTATCCTTTATTTGATCCAGCACGGGGTGAACCGGTTTGGGTTGCTGGAGAAGAAAATGCCGAAGATCAGTAAAAAGGTGTTGACGGAACAATTGCGGGACCTGGAAAACCACGGACTTATCACCCGTGAAATAAGAAAAAGTAAACAGCCCCAGGAAATCATTTATGGTTTGACCGCCTCCGGTACTTCATTACGCGAACTCATTGATAAGATATTTGATTGGGGAATCACAAACATGCTGGATGAGGCTTCGCAAAAGAGAGCCAGGGAGATGGTAATCCAGGATCGAAGCGGAAGATTGCCAACTCACATGCATTAG
- a CDS encoding alpha/beta fold hydrolase: MAQLHAILDWAKPGADSLDRLTQTRQPVFIVNGNDDIVVPTINSYIMARHMPNAQLSLYPDANHGSIFQYANLFVNQATEFLKRL, from the coding sequence ATGGCTCAATTGCATGCTATCCTGGATTGGGCTAAACCGGGTGCCGATTCTTTAGACAGGCTTACACAAACCCGCCAGCCGGTATTTATTGTGAATGGAAATGACGATATTGTTGTTCCTACCATCAATTCTTATATCATGGCCCGGCATATGCCCAATGCACAACTGAGCCTGTATCCTGATGCTAATCATGGTTCTATTTTTCAATATGCAAACTTATTCGTCAACCAGGCTACTGAGTTTTTGAAAAGGCTGTAA
- a CDS encoding SusC/RagA family TonB-linked outer membrane protein — protein MWSATDEKDKLVNVAFKNTPLEVALNQILTPYNLTYNIDRENKAILIHPIQTSTKTTAAAPLIDVKGVVVNVLKQPLQGATIKVKGATRSTLSGSDGSFRLTEVAADNTLIISFLGYANREVNASADLGTIQLELAINDLQEIKVTYSTGYQTLSQERSAGAFSKPALHAMYDRSNSTNILQRLDGLVPGLTVNNAPDAGSNPLLIRGLTSINSTRGPLVVVDGVQLPDNAIQNINMQDVADITILKDATAASIWGAKAANGVIVVTTKKGSPGDNLKIDYDGYYNFQGTPDLSYIQKMNSSQFITTAEELFPQYVGGNSWSSVQLIAPVTPHLQYQYDAYRGAISQDQANAKLDSLSRIDNAGQIRKYFYRPAATTNHTVSVSGGGKAYTFYGSANYIGVVNNTPGQKDNRYKINLRQDFKFNTSLQAYLITDLTNRVTSSNNLTVPSLDLVPYQLLADPAGNPLTVNHMGNYSDELREDYQARSRINLDYSPLQEINRGYAKGTALSTRIVSGVKLKILKGLHYAGTFGYSINSSKNRVQLDQNSYLVRDEVMTFTQAPTINSTPVYNVPAYGGRLTATDDMLRSWTVRNQLFYDNTWQDKHQFTLMAGQEATSNSPISTTVIYRGWDDQLQIARPVNYELLGAGITGTVPGGTRTLANNITGGEGVITRTSSYYANLGYTYIHKYTLNSSWRVDRSNLFGFDNSAQNRPVWSIGGKWALGSEHFMQPITWLTHLDVRLTYGITGNAPTPGTAASWDILHAETNVNYPTGVGLVVTAPANKKLSWELTKNYNLGFDFEIKNGILHGSVDAYLKKTNNLIGTLSTAPLTGYPSVIGNYGDLDNKGIDLSLNSLNISTSAFTWSTSFNLGYNKNKITQLANPTPITTGPGMISTRFLAGHPAFTVFAYNYAGLNNSGDPQITKADGTITSGPNASTALDVVYKGSSQPVYSGGLSNYFRYKNFVLGINIIYNGGNVLFRDVNTFWSGVPYSNFMHSEFINRWKAPGDEKFTNIPRYAATSAVSGNRNTNYYTYANTNVFNASFAKVRDITLSYDLKSSLLKRIHAEAVIFRAQVSNLMLWKANHLGIDPEFQSLGNVGPTLTAGSTGAIRNLRTGQGTITLGAHITL, from the coding sequence GTGTGGTCAGCTACTGATGAAAAAGATAAATTAGTAAATGTGGCCTTTAAGAATACACCCCTGGAAGTCGCACTTAATCAAATACTTACGCCCTACAACCTGACTTATAACATTGACAGGGAAAATAAAGCCATACTGATCCATCCAATACAAACAAGTACTAAAACTACTGCTGCCGCCCCGCTCATAGATGTGAAGGGCGTTGTGGTGAATGTTCTGAAACAGCCACTGCAGGGAGCTACGATCAAAGTAAAGGGTGCAACCAGATCAACGCTGTCAGGCTCAGACGGATCGTTTCGCCTGACAGAAGTTGCCGCTGATAACACGTTAATCATCTCTTTCCTGGGTTATGCTAATAGGGAAGTGAATGCATCAGCAGATCTGGGCACAATTCAGCTTGAACTGGCTATTAATGATCTGCAGGAGATAAAAGTCACCTATTCTACCGGTTATCAGACCCTGTCGCAGGAACGAAGTGCGGGAGCTTTCTCTAAACCTGCCCTGCATGCAATGTATGACAGGTCAAACAGTACAAATATATTACAGCGGCTTGATGGCTTAGTCCCCGGTTTAACGGTAAATAATGCTCCTGATGCAGGATCTAACCCTCTTTTAATCAGGGGACTGACCTCTATTAATTCAACAAGAGGCCCCCTGGTAGTTGTTGACGGTGTTCAGCTACCGGATAATGCAATCCAGAATATCAATATGCAGGACGTTGCGGACATCACCATACTCAAAGATGCTACCGCCGCTTCTATCTGGGGCGCCAAGGCTGCAAACGGTGTAATTGTAGTTACAACGAAAAAAGGGAGCCCCGGTGATAATCTGAAAATTGATTACGATGGATATTACAATTTTCAGGGTACTCCGGACCTAAGCTATATTCAGAAAATGAATAGCAGCCAGTTTATAACTACGGCAGAAGAACTTTTCCCTCAATACGTTGGTGGCAATTCCTGGAGCTCAGTACAGTTGATAGCACCTGTTACACCACATTTACAATATCAGTATGACGCATACAGAGGCGCAATATCCCAGGATCAGGCTAATGCGAAGTTAGATAGCCTGTCCCGTATTGACAATGCTGGTCAGATCAGAAAGTACTTTTACCGGCCTGCGGCGACCACCAATCATACCGTATCTGTTTCCGGTGGTGGAAAGGCATACACTTTCTATGGCTCTGCTAATTATATAGGAGTAGTAAACAACACACCTGGCCAAAAAGACAACCGGTACAAGATTAATTTACGACAAGACTTTAAATTCAATACAAGTCTTCAAGCCTACCTGATAACCGATTTAACTAATCGGGTTACAAGTAGCAACAATTTAACCGTACCAAGCCTGGACTTAGTACCGTACCAGCTTCTCGCCGATCCGGCAGGCAATCCACTAACGGTTAACCATATGGGTAATTACAGTGATGAGCTTCGCGAAGATTACCAGGCAAGAAGCCGTATTAATCTGGATTATTCACCGTTGCAGGAAATCAATAGAGGGTATGCTAAAGGAACGGCACTGTCCACCAGGATAGTGAGCGGAGTAAAACTAAAGATCTTAAAAGGGCTGCATTATGCAGGAACCTTTGGCTACAGTATCAACTCTTCAAAAAATCGGGTTCAGTTAGATCAGAACAGCTACCTGGTAAGGGATGAAGTGATGACCTTCACACAGGCGCCAACGATCAATAGCACCCCGGTTTATAATGTTCCGGCTTATGGTGGACGACTTACTGCCACCGATGACATGCTGAGGAGCTGGACAGTAAGAAACCAGTTGTTTTATGACAATACCTGGCAGGATAAGCATCAATTTACCCTCATGGCCGGGCAGGAAGCAACCAGCAACTCCCCAATTTCGACTACTGTGATCTATAGAGGATGGGATGACCAGCTTCAGATAGCAAGACCTGTTAATTATGAATTATTGGGTGCCGGAATTACCGGAACAGTTCCGGGTGGCACAAGGACCTTAGCCAATAATATAACAGGCGGAGAAGGTGTTATAACAAGAACATCGTCATACTATGCCAACCTGGGCTATACATATATTCATAAATATACCCTGAACAGCAGCTGGCGTGTAGACCGGAGTAACTTATTTGGCTTTGACAACTCAGCCCAAAACAGGCCGGTTTGGAGTATTGGCGGCAAATGGGCACTGGGCAGCGAACACTTTATGCAGCCAATTACATGGTTAACCCATTTGGATGTCCGGCTAACCTACGGTATCACCGGTAACGCACCTACGCCCGGTACCGCTGCATCCTGGGATATATTACATGCTGAAACAAATGTGAATTACCCGACAGGAGTTGGCCTGGTCGTTACCGCACCCGCAAATAAAAAACTATCCTGGGAACTCACTAAAAACTACAACCTCGGCTTTGACTTCGAAATAAAGAACGGCATATTGCACGGATCGGTGGATGCTTATCTCAAGAAGACAAATAATCTGATAGGCACGCTAAGCACTGCCCCACTTACGGGATATCCTTCAGTCATTGGTAATTATGGAGATTTGGATAATAAGGGAATCGATCTTTCCCTCAATTCACTTAATATCAGTACCAGTGCTTTTACCTGGTCTACTTCATTTAATCTGGGATACAACAAAAATAAAATTACCCAGCTGGCCAATCCTACGCCAATTACAACAGGACCGGGTATGATCTCCACAAGATTTTTGGCAGGACATCCTGCATTTACCGTATTCGCCTACAATTATGCAGGCTTAAACAATTCCGGGGATCCACAAATAACAAAAGCTGACGGAACCATTACCTCAGGCCCCAACGCATCAACAGCGCTGGATGTAGTCTATAAAGGTAGTTCACAGCCGGTTTATAGCGGCGGCCTGTCAAATTATTTCCGATATAAAAACTTTGTCTTAGGGATCAATATTATCTATAATGGCGGTAACGTCCTGTTTCGTGATGTGAATACTTTTTGGTCTGGCGTGCCTTACTCTAATTTTATGCACAGCGAGTTTATAAACCGTTGGAAAGCGCCAGGTGATGAGAAATTTACAAACATTCCCAGGTATGCAGCTACAAGTGCAGTTAGCGGCAATAGGAACACAAATTATTACACCTATGCCAACACCAATGTTTTTAATGCATCGTTTGCAAAAGTCCGGGATATTACTTTATCCTACGATCTTAAGAGTTCTCTGCTGAAGAGAATTCATGCCGAGGCTGTCATATTCAGGGCACAGGTCTCCAATCTGATGCTATGGAAAGCAAATCATCTTGGCATCGATCCTGAGTTCCAGTCGCTGGGAAACGTTGGCCCAACGCTCACAGCCGGAAGCACGGGGGCAATAAGGAATCTGCGTACCGGGCAGGGAACAATCACATTAGGTGCCCATATCACACTTTAA
- a CDS encoding RagB/SusD family nutrient uptake outer membrane protein, which yields MEIQPKGSLIAQTTNDYEQILNGIFLQTTLSAPVYLGDDVALQKNYIDGVPLRVQRLFRYEDRVYESDELPQEITAPTGYIQRLYLFNKVINEVMSSSQGTDQQKRQLLAEAKVGRAVCNLAFLNDFSLPYNPSSATTDPGIPIITTSDVTRTSFTRSSVGECYSAVIKDLAEALPDVGALVHRRRFSKMAAEFFLTKVYMNMLDFSSAKTHIDAAFSELSGSTIPLALYDYNIVLDPDTDSTWFPLNFLGALSNMPLAANNSQTIYNISTTVWRLDFADAIVYTPYVASLFSPTDKRLLLYADTEMFGTFIYPKQMRRYPNFFLDQGPSLPEMYLMRAEIYARNSDLSNAKADLELLRAKRMPAADAKVPSTVASDQKALVHFILDERVREFALSGLRWSDMRRLSVDPVYHDHIKPNHDLIDADGNVVQSYTLKPQRYAMKFGELMLNQNKGLTDNQ from the coding sequence TTGGAAATACAGCCCAAAGGATCACTGATTGCCCAAACTACGAATGATTATGAGCAGATATTAAATGGCATATTCCTCCAGACTACACTATCGGCACCCGTCTACCTCGGGGATGACGTTGCTTTGCAGAAAAATTATATAGATGGAGTACCATTAAGAGTGCAACGTCTCTTCAGGTATGAAGACAGGGTTTATGAGTCTGATGAATTGCCGCAGGAAATAACAGCACCTACAGGTTATATTCAGAGACTATACCTTTTTAACAAAGTAATAAACGAGGTAATGTCATCCTCACAGGGTACTGATCAGCAAAAAAGACAATTACTGGCCGAAGCAAAAGTTGGCAGGGCTGTTTGCAACTTAGCCTTTTTAAATGATTTCTCGCTACCCTATAACCCTTCGTCAGCTACAACTGATCCGGGCATACCAATTATAACCACATCTGATGTTACCCGCACATCATTTACCCGCTCAAGTGTTGGTGAATGTTATTCGGCGGTTATCAAAGATCTTGCAGAGGCATTGCCAGATGTAGGCGCCCTGGTACACAGACGCAGGTTCTCAAAAATGGCTGCTGAATTCTTCCTGACGAAAGTGTATATGAATATGCTGGATTTCAGCTCAGCCAAAACACACATTGACGCGGCATTCTCTGAGTTATCGGGATCGACAATTCCCTTAGCGCTATATGATTACAATATAGTTTTGGATCCTGATACAGACAGCACCTGGTTTCCGCTTAACTTTTTAGGAGCATTGTCAAATATGCCACTTGCAGCTAATAATAGTCAAACTATTTACAACATATCAACTACAGTATGGAGATTAGATTTTGCCGACGCAATAGTTTACACTCCTTATGTTGCTTCTCTTTTTAGCCCAACTGATAAACGCTTGCTACTGTATGCTGACACTGAAATGTTCGGCACATTTATTTACCCCAAACAAATGCGTCGCTATCCCAACTTTTTCTTGGACCAGGGACCGTCCTTACCTGAGATGTATTTAATGCGGGCAGAGATCTATGCCCGGAATAGTGATCTATCAAATGCGAAAGCAGACCTTGAGCTACTTAGGGCTAAAAGAATGCCGGCTGCAGACGCCAAAGTACCCTCAACCGTCGCATCAGACCAGAAGGCATTGGTGCACTTTATTCTTGATGAGCGGGTAAGAGAATTTGCGCTTTCAGGTCTGCGGTGGTCTGACATGCGCCGTTTATCGGTTGATCCTGTTTATCATGATCACATTAAACCGAATCATGACCTGATTGACGCTGACGGGAATGTCGTACAATCTTATACATTAAAGCCTCAACGCTATGCCATGAAATTCGGAGAATTGATGTTAAACCAGAATAAAGGATTAACAGATAATCAATAA
- a CDS encoding peptidyl-tRNA hydrolase: MKMYILIKETVPNNLVPVVAAHASLACYKKFEEDGDMENWINSIFRKVVCKVNDIEFENSKTETKNLILTESALNNEEVCIVFCPRKEYSKQFKYFRMWTPNVE; encoded by the coding sequence ATGAAAATGTATATCTTAATTAAAGAGACTGTTCCAAATAATTTGGTACCAGTAGTTGCTGCGCACGCTTCTTTAGCTTGTTACAAAAAGTTTGAAGAAGATGGTGATATGGAAAATTGGATTAACTCAATATTTAGAAAAGTTGTGTGTAAAGTAAATGATATCGAGTTCGAAAATTCAAAAACAGAGACTAAAAACCTGATACTGACAGAAAGTGCGTTAAATAATGAAGAAGTGTGTATAGTATTTTGCCCAAGAAAGGAATACTCTAAACAATTTAAGTATTTCAGAATGTGGACACCTAACGTAGAATAG
- a CDS encoding TlpA disulfide reductase family protein, whose product MKKLMIAAWLMFPLTVFSQDNGKYLIEGKYGTYNAPVKAYLAYTMNGREMLDSVTLKNGFFKFTGKASSSPVSATLTFVPKGIRANSLEQCTVIIEPGTIKVEAKDSTVQGIQITGTPSNNDYTDFNNLVDAEFEKMSPEDKRFMEGRESPASTPDYETKLAAFKKRYSKLTTSAYTKFIQSHSDAKLSLELLPKVAYEQEYEAVKPLFDGLTARVKNSPEGKKFAETLRQMKVTAIGQKAPDFEMSDTQGHPVKLSSFRGKYVLLDFWASWCGPCRAENPNLIKMYNKFKDQNFTIIGISLDRQESKALWLAAIKKDGVSWLQLSDLKSWDNSAAKLYGVRAIPQNFLIDPDGNIIGKTLFGKDLETKLTEILTQAANN is encoded by the coding sequence ATGAAGAAATTAATGATTGCCGCCTGGTTAATGTTTCCGCTCACTGTATTTTCTCAGGACAATGGCAAATATTTAATCGAGGGTAAATACGGCACTTATAACGCGCCGGTTAAAGCTTACCTCGCATATACTATGAATGGCAGAGAAATGTTGGATTCTGTAACGCTGAAAAATGGATTTTTTAAATTTACGGGGAAAGCGTCCTCTTCGCCGGTATCCGCAACTTTAACTTTTGTGCCGAAAGGCATTAGAGCAAATAGTCTTGAACAGTGTACAGTTATTATCGAACCCGGTACTATCAAAGTCGAAGCAAAAGATAGTACAGTTCAAGGTATTCAGATAACCGGGACACCCTCGAACAATGATTATACCGACTTTAATAACCTCGTAGACGCGGAATTCGAAAAAATGAGCCCTGAAGACAAACGTTTCATGGAAGGCCGTGAATCTCCTGCGTCCACACCGGATTATGAAACTAAATTAGCCGCATTTAAAAAAAGGTACAGCAAACTGACGACAAGCGCGTATACAAAATTTATACAGTCCCATTCCGACGCAAAGCTCAGTTTAGAGCTATTGCCAAAGGTAGCTTACGAACAAGAATATGAGGCAGTAAAACCTCTGTTTGACGGATTAACAGCAAGGGTAAAAAACAGCCCTGAAGGTAAAAAATTCGCCGAAACCCTCCGGCAGATGAAGGTAACTGCAATTGGACAAAAGGCGCCGGATTTTGAGATGTCTGATACACAAGGACATCCGGTTAAACTTTCTTCTTTTCGTGGCAAATATGTACTGCTTGACTTTTGGGCATCCTGGTGCGGACCTTGCCGCGCTGAAAATCCTAATCTTATTAAGATGTATAATAAATTTAAGGACCAAAACTTCACTATTATAGGAATATCACTTGATAGACAGGAAAGTAAAGCTTTATGGTTAGCTGCAATCAAAAAGGATGGGGTGTCATGGCTTCAGCTTTCTGACCTTAAATCCTGGGATAATTCGGCCGCTAAATTATACGGCGTTCGTGCAATACCACAGAACTTTCTGATTGATCCTGACGGGAATATTATCGGCAAAACCTTATTTGGAAAAGATCTTGAGACGAAACTGACAGAAATACTTACCCAGGCTGCAAATAATTAA